A window of Mycolicibacterium madagascariense genomic DNA:
GTCACGAAACCCGTGCGCTTGGCGTCGAGCTCGCCGATCGTCGTGACCGCGCGGGACCCGTCGGGTGAGACGGCCAGGCCCGACACCCTGGGCAGGTCGAGGAAGGCGTCGAGGTCGGCGAACGGGCTCTCGGGCAGCGGGGAATGGGCCGTCATACCCCCTGGGTAGCACAGCGGCGACGGCGAGCGCGCACCGAAGGGCGGCGCGGGTGTCGCGCACCGCCACGCGAACGAGGCGGTCGGTTTGATTTTCAAACTTTGTGCTGGCACGCTGACACCGTGTCCGTCGTGCCGCTCGCCGACCTCCCGGGCCGGCCGTGCCCCATCGCCGCCGCCCTGGAGGTGGTCGGCGAGCGGTGGGCGCTGCTGACCGTGCGCGAGATCGCCCTCGGCTCAGACAGATTCGGCCAGATCGTGGCGGGCACCGGTGCGCCTCGCGATCGCATCGCCGCGCGCCTGAAGTCCCTCGAGGCCGCCGGCATCGTCACGCGCGCCCCGTACCAGGACCGTCCGCGCCGCGACGCCTACCGGTTGACCGACGCCGGCCGCGATCTCGTCCCGGTCCTCGACGCCCTGCTCGAGTGGGGCAGCCGCCACGCCGTCGCCCCCGACGACCCCCTGCGTCCCCGCCGATACCGCCGCACCGAGACACCCGAGGAGAATCCGTGAGCACCGAGACTGACCAGAGCGCCGCAACGCAGAAGGGCTGGGGCGAGCAGCGCTCCAAGGTCGTCACCTGGCACGACCCCGCGCCGACGACCGCGGCCGGCCTGGCCATGCCGGGCATCGACTACCTGCGCGCCATGCTCCACGGCACGCTGCCGCCGCCGCCGATCGCGGGGCTGATGGACTTCACGATGGCGAGCGTCGAGCCCGGCCGCGTGGTGTTCACGTGCCAGCCCGACGATTCGGCCTACAACCCCATCGGCGCGGTGCACGGCGGGCTCATCTGCACGCTGCTCGACTCGGTCGCGGGGTGCGCGCTGCACAGCACGCTGCCCCAGGGCAAGGGCTACACCTCCATCGAGATCAAGGTCTCCTACCTCAAGGGGGTGCGCGCGTCGGGCGGCGTGCTCACCGCCACGGGCACGGTGATCAAGGCGGGCGCACGCGTCGGATTCACCGAAGGCGTCGTCACCAACGAGGCGGGCGCGGTGGTCGCGACCGCGTCGAGCACGCTACTGGTATTCGACCTCTGACCGGTCGGCGATAGCGTCGGGACGTGACCCCACGCTTCCTCGTCGTCGGCGCAGGCATCGCCGGACTCGCCACCGCGGTCGCGCTGCAGCGCCGCGGCCATCGGGTCACCGTCCTCGAAGCGCGCACCGACACGTCGTCGGGGGCGGGAATCAGCCTCTGGCCCAACGCCTTGGCCGCGCTCGACGTGATCGGCCTCGGTGACGCCGTCCGCGCAGCGGGAGGTCGGGTCACCGGCGGCGCGGTGCGATGGTCCGACGGATCGTGGCTGCGCCGCCCGACGCCGGACCGCATGGTCATCGCCCTCGGCGAACCGTTGGTCGTCGTCCGCCGCGCCGAGCTGGCCCGCCTCCTCACCGACGCGCTGGACGCGGGAACCGTCGAATTCGGCTCGGCCGTAAGCGAACTCACCTACACCGCGACCGGCGTCCGGGTCGGACTGTCCGACGGCTCGGTGCGCGAGGCCGAGGCCATCGTCGGCGCGGACGGCGTCGGATCCCTGGTCGCCCGCCATCTCAACGGGCCACTGCGCCACCGGTACACCGGATACACCGCGTGGCGTGGCGTCGCCGCGTACGCCCTGGACCCCGAGCTGGCCGGCGAGACCCTCGGCGTCGGCACCGAATTCGGCCACGTCCCCCTCGGACCGGACCACACCTACTGGTTCGGCGCCGAACGGCGGCCCGAGGGCACCGCCTCCCCCGGCGGCGAACTGGCGCACGTGCGGGAGAAGTACCGCACCTGGGCCGCTCCCATTCCCGACATCCTCGCCGCCACCGCACCGCACGACGTGCTGCGCAATGACCTCCATGACCGCGACGCCGCGCGGCAGTGGGCCCGCGGTCCCGTCGTCCTGGTCGGCGACGCCGCCCATCCGATGCGACCCCATCTCGGCCAGGGCGGCTGCCAGGGCCTGGAGGACGCGGCCACGCTGGCGCACTGCGTCGGCCACGGCGCCGACCTGCCCGCGGCGTTCGCGCGCTACGCCGCGTTCCGCCGACCGCGGACACGGGCGCTCGCGGCGCAGTCCCGGCTGGTGGGCCGGGTCGTCAACGTCAGGCCCGCGCTGCTCGGCGCCGCGGCGATGCGCGCCTCGGCACTGCTGCCCGAGGCCGTCGTGACGCGGCACCTGGCATCGATCGCCGGCCGCCGTGCGTTCGTCCTCCCCTAGTGCCGCCGGACCGATTCGTCAGCCGAGCGGACCCAGCAGCGCCGTGCACATCTGGCGGGGGTTGATGAAGCCGAGCAGCCCCCGGGTCGGCATGGCCCGGCAGCCGGTGGCCGGCGCAGGCGTGACCGAGGAGACGTTCCAGATCGCCGGACTGCCGCCCTGCGCCCCGCACTTCGGCCACGCGCCGGGGCCCTGGCTTGCCAGGACGTTCTCGGCGACGCGGATCTGCTCGGCGCGCGAGGCGCTCGCGGGCGACCCGACACCGCCGTTGGCGGCCCAGGTCGCCGGCTTGAACTGCAGTCCGCCGTACACGCCGTTACCGGTGTCGGCCGCCCAGTTGCCACCCGACTCGCACTGCGCGACGGCATCCCAGTTCATGGAGTCGGCGTGGGCGGTGCCTGCCGACAGCGCCATGGCGGCGGCCGCGGCCGCGACGGCGAAGGCGCAGGCGAGCACGACCCGCCGGGCGCTGAGGACCACCGTGCTGGCGATTGCGTGAACCTTCATCCCTGCGGTCCTTCCCCGACCGTGTGCTCCGAGGACCGCCGATGCGAGCGTTATTGACGCGGTCTCCAGTTTCTTCGTGCGCTAGATCACGGCTGTTACACAAGAGACGAAAGTTCTTTACCGAGACGTGATGGAAACCGGAGAACGGTGAGGTAGGAGGGATGAAACGAGAAAGCGGCGCCGGGCGTGTCGCCCAGCGCCGCTCTCGCGATCGCGTCGTACGGCTATCCCCGTCGGCCGCAGACCGGCCAGGCGCCGATGCCCTGGGTCTTCAGCACGTTGTTGGCCACGCGGATCTGCTCGTCACGGCTGGCCTGGTGGGGCGAACCGGTGCCCCCGTTGGCCCGCCACGTGCTCATGGTGAACTGCAGTCCGCCGTAGTACCCGTTACCCGTGGCGGTTCCCCAGTTGCCGCCCGACTCGCAGGCCGCGACGGCATCCCAGTTCACGCCACCGTCCGCATGTGCGGTGCCGGCGCCCATCAGCATGGAAGCGATCGGGGCAACGGCAAGCGCCCCGGTGATGGTGGCCAGACCACACGTGGTGCGGATTTTCTTCAACATCGATCCTTTCGCCAAGCGCGCGCCAAGGACACCCGCCGGCAGGCGGGCGTGAATTGCCTGCAGGGCAGGCAGCAAGGATTTGGGTCGCGCCGTCTCGGTCGGGCACGACAGTGGGCGGCCAGACGGGCCGCACCGGACGGGACCGTCCGGCGGCGGCCATGGCACCGGATCGTCCGGGACCGTCGGCCGCTCCACTCACACGCAGGTTCGTGGTTTGAAATTATTTGCTCCGGTGAGGAACTCTTGGAACGTACAAAGCCGCCGCGGGAAAGTCATATCCGCTCCAGCCCGTGTCACGGGTTGATAACGAACCGGTTACGACGGGTCTCGGGGCGTCGTTGCAGGTCGCGGCGGCGTTTTGCCGGTTCGCACGCCACCGTGTGCTAACGGCTCGAGGTGAGCCATCTCACGGTGTTCGTGTGACCTCTCGCACTGTGGTTTTCGCGACGCCGGACCGCGGGAACGTCGAGAACGGCCAGCTCGCACCGACTTTGACCGACAGTGCCGTCAATAGACGCCAAAATTGTAGTTGCTGCAATGCCATTGGCGGATTTCACCGCGTGTCTCGAAAGTCATTGCTGGAAAGCCGCTTTGGGCTCGGTGGATCAACCATCGGACCAGCAGGCTGCAGCCTTTGGCGTTGTCTGACAATGACTTTCGACGCTTGCCCACCCATCCCCCGCCTTCGCCGCCAGCTCGGGTCGGGTCTCGCCACCGCCGGCGACGATCACACCCGGCGCGCCGGTCAGTCGTCGCGAATCCGCGATTCACAGGTCGTTTCGCCGGGCGTCGCGCGAAACGCTCTGTGGCACAGTCACTTCGACGACTACCGGCCGCGATGAACCGGTCGCCCTCGACGGGATCGGGACGACGCATACGACGCCAAGGATCGACCCCGCGGGCGCGCCGACGGGCCGCGACCCCCGGTCGCAGCGGCCCCGCCGCCGCGCTCGGTGTTTGCTCCAGATGTCAGACGACGTCGCTTGGCGCGTTCACGTTCGCGAGGCCGCGCTGCTCGGGCAGCACGATGCGCTGGGTGTCGGCGACGTTCATCAGCGCGCGCATGCTGCGCTCGCCCGTGGCCACCAGTGCCTCGGCGCGCCCCGCCAGGTCGGTTCGGTAGACGCCCGCGAGGTAGTGGTCGCGGCCGTCCCACGGCAGCACCACGTCGACCCCCAACCGCAGCGACGGCCCGAGCAGCACGTCGATGAGGTCGGCCGTGAGGTAGGGCATGTCGACGGCGCAGACGAACGCGCGCTCCATCCCGGCGTCGGCCGCGGCCCGCAGGCCCCTGGCGGTCGCCAGGAGGGGACCGACGCCGCGCACGTCGTCGCGCACCACGTCGGCGGCGAGTGCGGGCAAGGGCTGACCCGGTGCGGCCACCACGAAGACGGGCGCACACCGGGCGCCCACGGTCGTCACCGTCCGTTCGACGAACGTGCTGCCACCGAACTCCATGGTCGCCTTGTCGCGGCCCATGCGTCGGGACGCTCCGCCGGCCAGCACGACGGCGGCCAGTGGGGCGGTCGGGGTCTCGAGGACCCCGCTGCTATTCGACGTTCCAGGTGTCCTTGCCACGAAGCAAGGATTGCAGAGCGGCGGTGTCGTGCGGCTTGCTTTCGATGGCAGAGGCCACCTGATTGCGTGCCATCTCGTCGTACGTGGGCCGACTGACCTGTCGGAAGATCCCCATCACGGTGTGCTCGAGGTTCTGCTCGGACAACCGCGACAGCGCGAACGCGTACGCGGGATCGTCGAGCGTCGCGTCGTGCACGACGATCTCGGCCACCGGGACGTCGGCCGTCTTGGCCACCTCGAGGCCGTACCCCGACTTGACCACGCAGTACTCGCCGTCGGCGCCGAAGGTGATGGGTTGGCCGTGGGTGACGTTGATCAGCCGCTCCTCGGCGCCCTCCTTGCGCAGCGCGTCGAAGGACCCGTCGTTGAAGATCGGGCAGTCCTGCATGATCTCGACCAGGGCCGCACCGCGATGCGATGCGGCGGCCCGCAGCACCTCGGTCAGGCCCTTCTTGTCGGAGTCCAGCGCGCGCCCGACGAACGACGCCTCCGCGCCGAGCGCGAGCGACACCGGATTGAACGGGTAGTCCAGCGAACCCATCGGCGTGGACTTGGTGACCTTGCCGACCTCTGAGGTGGGCGAGTACTGGCCCTTGGTCAGCCCGTAGATGCGGTTGTTGAACAGCAGGATCGTCACGTTGACGTTGCGTCGCAGCGCGTGGATCAGATGGTTGCCGCCGATGGACAGCGCGTCGCCGTCACCGGTGACGACCCACACCGACAGGTCGTCACGGGCGAGCGCGAGGCCGGTGGCGAAGGTCGGGGCGCGGCCGTGGATCGAGTGCAGACCGTAGGTCTGCAGGTAGTACGGGAACCGGCTCGAGCAGCCGATGCCGCTGACGAACACCATGTTCTCGCGCTTGAGGCCGAGCTCCGGCAGGAAGCTGCGGATCGTGTTCAGGATGACGTAGTCGCCACAGCCGGGGCACCAGCGGACCTCCTGGTCGCTCGCGAAGTCCTTCGACTTCTGCGGCTCGTCGGTCCTCGGCACCCCGCTGATCTTCGTCAGACCCAGGTCGGTACCAATCAAGTCGGTCATGCGTCTGCTCCTACGGCTGGCTCCACGGTGGCTGCAGCCAACCGGGCGAACTTTGCCTTGTCGGTCTCCTTGTCGCGCAGCGTGCCATCCAGCGCGGCGTCGATGATGCCGTCGACTTCCTCGGCCAGGAACGCCATGCCCTCGACCTTGGTCACCGACTGCACGTCGACCAGGAACTTGCCCCGCAGCAGCAGGGCGAGCTGTCCCATGTTCATCTCGGGCAGCACCACGTTCGGGTAGGCGCGCAGCACCTCGCCCACGTTGGCGGGCAGCGGGTTGAGGTAGCGCAGTTGCGCGTGGGCGACCTTGACGCCCCGGCGCCGCGCCCGTCGGCACGCCTCGCCGATCGGACCGTACGAGCTGCCCCACCCGACGATCAGCAGCTCGGCCTCGCCGCTCGGGTCGTCCACCACCAGGTCCGGGACGGTGATGCCGTCGACCTTGGCCTGCCGGAGCCGGACCATCAGATCGTGGTTCTTGGGTTCGTAGGAGATGTTGCCCGACCCGTTGGCCGACTCGAGTCCACCGATGCGGTGCTCCAGCCCGGGCGTGCCGGGGACCGCGAACTGGCGCGCGAGCGTCTCGGGGTCGCGGGCGTAGGGCTGGAACGGCTCACCGGCCTTGGCGAAGGTGTGATCGATGCGCTCGAACGTCGTGACGTCGGGGATCCGCCAGGGCTCCGAGCCGTTCGCGATGGCGCCGTCGGACAGCAGGATGACCGGCGTGCGGTAGGTCAGGGCGATGCGCGCCGCGTCGACCGCGATCTCGAAGCAGTCCGACGGCGACTGTGGCGCCAGCACGGGCACCGGCGATTCGCCGTTGCGGCCGTAGAGCGCCTGCAGCAGGTCGGCCTGCTCGGTCTTGGTGGGCAGCCCGGTCGACGGGCCACCGCGCTGGACGTCGACCACCAGCAGCGGAAGCTCGGCCATCACGCCGAGACCGATTGCCTCGGACTTCAGCGCGACGCCGGGGCCCGAGGTGCTGGTCACTCCCAGGGCGCCGCCGTAGGACGCCCCGAGGGCGGCGCCGATTCCGGCGATCTCGTCCTCGGCCTGGAACGTCAGCACGTTGAAGTTCTTGTGCTTGGACAGCTCGTGCAGGATGTCCGACGCCGGGGTGATGGGGTAGCTGCCCAGCATCACCTGGGTGTCGGCCAGCTGGCCCGCGACGACGATGCCGTACGCCAACGCGGTGTTGCCCGAGACCTGGCGGTACTCACCGGACTTGAGCTTCGCCGGGGACACCTCGTAGGTCGTGCCGAACGCCTCGGTGGTCTCGCCGTAGTTCCAGCCCGCCTTCAGCGCGAGGACGTTGGCCTCGGCGATCTCGGGCTTGCGGGCGAACTTCTCGCGAATGAAGGCCTCGCTGTGCGCCAACTCGCGGCCGTACATCCACGACAGCAGGCCGAGCGCGAACATGTTCTTCGCCCGCGACCCGTCCTTCTTGGAGGCCCCGATGGCCTCGACCGCTCCGAGCGTCAGCGTCGTCATCGCGACGGCCTGCACGACGTAGTCCGCCAGCTCGTCGGTCTCCAACGGGTTGGCCTCGTACCCGACCTTGGCCAGGTTGCGCTTGGTGAACTCATCGGAGTTCGCGATCACCAGACCACCGCGGGGCAGGTCGCCGACGTTGGCCTTGAGGGCCGCCGGGTTCATGGCGACGAGCACGTCCGGGCGGTCGCCTGCGGTGAGGATGTCGAAGTCGGCGATCTGGATCTGGAACGACGACACGCCGGGCAGCGTGCCCTGGGGCGCGCGGATCTCGGCGGGGTAGTTCGGTTGCGTGGCAAGGTCGTTGCCGAACAGGGCGGCCTCGGTGGTGAAGCGGTCACCCGTCAACTGCATGCCGTCACCGGAGTCACCCGCGAAGCGAATGACGACCTTCTCGAGCTTCTGCCGAGGGGTGGAGTCCGTGCCGGCGTCGCTGCCGCTCAAAGTCACGACCCACTACCTTTCCGCGTCGTGAGGTGGTGTCGTCTCCGCGTCGCGATCAGACCCGCCGTCGCGCGTGAATCGCCGGCAGACGGCCACCCCGTCCTTATGTGTCACCAGCAGTACCGATTATTGCACTTCTCTTAGGCTGGCCTTTACCGGCACGTCGCGTGTCCTGCAATTCGTCGGCCCGCAAAGCCGCTGATCACCGACGCGCCCGACACCACGGGTCGGCAATTTTGTGGTCTTGGTCACGTCCAAGGGGGCGCAATTCCTAAGAACATGGCTACCCGTCAGTAGCCGAAGGGCTAGCAGCGGATTCCTCCACTTGACACGTGTCGACTGACGGCGCGGCGGACCTGCCGCTACACCCGGTCCGACGACGGGACGTCGAGCCGCTTCTCGAGCTCGCGCGCGACGAGTTCGCTGGCCCGTTCGGCCGCGGCGACGGGGTTCGCACCGGCCGCCCGGTTGGCGACGTAGCAGGCGGTGAACATGTCGCCGGCGCCCGTGGCCTGCACGCCGGTGACGCGCCAGGCGGCGGGCACCCGGACGACGTCACCCTCGGTGTAGATGTCGCAGCCCTCCGAGCCGAGGGTCACCAGGATCTCGGGCACGCCCAGCCGTTGCGCCGTCGCCGCGTCGAATTCTCCGTCGGCCACGATGACGGCCTCGTCCTCGGCGAGCTTGAGCACGCTGATGTCGCGCAGCAGACCGGGCGGATAGTCGTTGTCGACCGACAGCGGTCCCACCCGATCGGCGCGCACCAGGCCCTGACCGTCATAGGCGACCCGATGCCCGCGTTCCACCAGCAGCGCCAGCGTGCTGGCCGGGAAGTCCGCCCGCAGCAGCGGCGCGAGGTGCACCCAGGTGGTCGTCGGGTCGGCGGCCTCGACTTCGGCACGGCCCCACGTGGGCCCCAGCGCGGCAACGGACATCTCGCGGTGATCGACGTCGACGTAGTCGAGCCGGAAACCCGCCGTCCGGTCGGAGTCGATGATGCGCACCAGCGACCCGAAGCGGTCGAGGACGCCGGCGAACAACGGGTGATCCTCGGGGGCGCCCATCGCCACGATCTGGCTCGCACCCCCGGCGTGTTCGAGCGCCACCCCGGCGAAGGACGCGCAGCCACCCGGGCTGGGCGCCGCGCCGTCGATGACGTCGATGGCGAGGTTGCCGAGGACGGTCACACCGTTGACGAGCTGTGGCCGCACCGATCGAGTCTCCTGCCGTCGTCGGCGCGCCGGAGACGCCGTGAGGCGAAATGGTATCCGGGATCGCTGACAACCGACGACCTCATCATCGACATCCTCGGCCGGGATCCTCAGCC
This region includes:
- a CDS encoding winged helix-turn-helix transcriptional regulator, with protein sequence MSVVPLADLPGRPCPIAAALEVVGERWALLTVREIALGSDRFGQIVAGTGAPRDRIAARLKSLEAAGIVTRAPYQDRPRRDAYRLTDAGRDLVPVLDALLEWGSRHAVAPDDPLRPRRYRRTETPEENP
- a CDS encoding PaaI family thioesterase; the protein is MSTETDQSAATQKGWGEQRSKVVTWHDPAPTTAAGLAMPGIDYLRAMLHGTLPPPPIAGLMDFTMASVEPGRVVFTCQPDDSAYNPIGAVHGGLICTLLDSVAGCALHSTLPQGKGYTSIEIKVSYLKGVRASGGVLTATGTVIKAGARVGFTEGVVTNEAGAVVATASSTLLVFDL
- a CDS encoding FAD-dependent oxidoreductase gives rise to the protein MTPRFLVVGAGIAGLATAVALQRRGHRVTVLEARTDTSSGAGISLWPNALAALDVIGLGDAVRAAGGRVTGGAVRWSDGSWLRRPTPDRMVIALGEPLVVVRRAELARLLTDALDAGTVEFGSAVSELTYTATGVRVGLSDGSVREAEAIVGADGVGSLVARHLNGPLRHRYTGYTAWRGVAAYALDPELAGETLGVGTEFGHVPLGPDHTYWFGAERRPEGTASPGGELAHVREKYRTWAAPIPDILAATAPHDVLRNDLHDRDAARQWARGPVVLVGDAAHPMRPHLGQGGCQGLEDAATLAHCVGHGADLPAAFARYAAFRRPRTRALAAQSRLVGRVVNVRPALLGAAAMRASALLPEAVVTRHLASIAGRRAFVLP
- a CDS encoding transglycosylase family protein, yielding MKVHAIASTVVLSARRVVLACAFAVAAAAAAMALSAGTAHADSMNWDAVAQCESGGNWAADTGNGVYGGLQFKPATWAANGGVGSPASASRAEQIRVAENVLASQGPGAWPKCGAQGGSPAIWNVSSVTPAPATGCRAMPTRGLLGFINPRQMCTALLGPLG
- a CDS encoding transglycosylase family protein — its product is MKKIRTTCGLATITGALAVAPIASMLMGAGTAHADGGVNWDAVAACESGGNWGTATGNGYYGGLQFTMSTWRANGGTGSPHQASRDEQIRVANNVLKTQGIGAWPVCGRRG
- the mobA gene encoding molybdenum cofactor guanylyltransferase; protein product: MARTPGTSNSSGVLETPTAPLAAVVLAGGASRRMGRDKATMEFGGSTFVERTVTTVGARCAPVFVVAAPGQPLPALAADVVRDDVRGVGPLLATARGLRAAADAGMERAFVCAVDMPYLTADLIDVLLGPSLRLGVDVVLPWDGRDHYLAGVYRTDLAGRAEALVATGERSMRALMNVADTQRIVLPEQRGLANVNAPSDVV
- a CDS encoding 2-oxoacid:ferredoxin oxidoreductase subunit beta, whose translation is MTDLIGTDLGLTKISGVPRTDEPQKSKDFASDQEVRWCPGCGDYVILNTIRSFLPELGLKRENMVFVSGIGCSSRFPYYLQTYGLHSIHGRAPTFATGLALARDDLSVWVVTGDGDALSIGGNHLIHALRRNVNVTILLFNNRIYGLTKGQYSPTSEVGKVTKSTPMGSLDYPFNPVSLALGAEASFVGRALDSDKKGLTEVLRAAASHRGAALVEIMQDCPIFNDGSFDALRKEGAEERLINVTHGQPITFGADGEYCVVKSGYGLEVAKTADVPVAEIVVHDATLDDPAYAFALSRLSEQNLEHTVMGIFRQVSRPTYDEMARNQVASAIESKPHDTAALQSLLRGKDTWNVE
- a CDS encoding 2-oxoacid:acceptor oxidoreductase subunit alpha, with protein sequence MSGSDAGTDSTPRQKLEKVVIRFAGDSGDGMQLTGDRFTTEAALFGNDLATQPNYPAEIRAPQGTLPGVSSFQIQIADFDILTAGDRPDVLVAMNPAALKANVGDLPRGGLVIANSDEFTKRNLAKVGYEANPLETDELADYVVQAVAMTTLTLGAVEAIGASKKDGSRAKNMFALGLLSWMYGRELAHSEAFIREKFARKPEIAEANVLALKAGWNYGETTEAFGTTYEVSPAKLKSGEYRQVSGNTALAYGIVVAGQLADTQVMLGSYPITPASDILHELSKHKNFNVLTFQAEDEIAGIGAALGASYGGALGVTSTSGPGVALKSEAIGLGVMAELPLLVVDVQRGGPSTGLPTKTEQADLLQALYGRNGESPVPVLAPQSPSDCFEIAVDAARIALTYRTPVILLSDGAIANGSEPWRIPDVTTFERIDHTFAKAGEPFQPYARDPETLARQFAVPGTPGLEHRIGGLESANGSGNISYEPKNHDLMVRLRQAKVDGITVPDLVVDDPSGEAELLIVGWGSSYGPIGEACRRARRRGVKVAHAQLRYLNPLPANVGEVLRAYPNVVLPEMNMGQLALLLRGKFLVDVQSVTKVEGMAFLAEEVDGIIDAALDGTLRDKETDKAKFARLAAATVEPAVGADA
- a CDS encoding PfkB family carbohydrate kinase: MTVLGNLAIDVIDGAAPSPGGCASFAGVALEHAGGASQIVAMGAPEDHPLFAGVLDRFGSLVRIIDSDRTAGFRLDYVDVDHREMSVAALGPTWGRAEVEAADPTTTWVHLAPLLRADFPASTLALLVERGHRVAYDGQGLVRADRVGPLSVDNDYPPGLLRDISVLKLAEDEAVIVADGEFDAATAQRLGVPEILVTLGSEGCDIYTEGDVVRVPAAWRVTGVQATGAGDMFTACYVANRAAGANPVAAAERASELVARELEKRLDVPSSDRV